One window of the Labilibaculum sp. genome contains the following:
- a CDS encoding peroxiredoxin yields the protein MVRQEMPNFTMDAYDAATGHFTTVSSDNYKGKWAVICFYPADFTFVCPTEIAAMNAKYDEFQKLNTEILAVSVDSKFSHKRFVETEPILKGLRLTIGADGNQEVSRAFGVLIEEEGVALRGRFLFNPDGICVAQEVQADSVGRNVNEFLRQVQAWQHATKTGEVCPAGWRPGKKTLPVNTDAEKMTGRVGDYITIEEILD from the coding sequence ATGGTAAGACAAGAAATGCCAAATTTCACAATGGATGCTTATGATGCTGCCACAGGTCATTTCACAACAGTATCGAGTGATAATTACAAGGGAAAATGGGCTGTAATATGCTTCTATCCTGCTGACTTTACCTTTGTTTGCCCAACTGAAATTGCGGCAATGAATGCTAAATATGATGAATTTCAGAAATTAAATACTGAAATCCTTGCTGTATCAGTTGATTCTAAATTTTCGCACAAAAGATTTGTTGAAACTGAACCAATCCTTAAAGGTTTAAGACTAACCATAGGTGCTGATGGAAATCAGGAAGTAAGCCGTGCATTTGGTGTACTTATCGAAGAAGAAGGTGTAGCACTGCGTGGTAGATTTTTATTTAACCCTGATGGAATTTGTGTAGCACAGGAAGTGCAAGCTGATTCTGTAGGTAGAAATGTAAATGAATTTCTACGTCAGGTGCAGGCATGGCAACATGCAACTAAAACAGGAGAAGTTTGTCCTGCCGGATGGAGACCAGGCAAAAAAACGCTTCCTGTTAATACTGATGCAGAAAAAATGACTGGACGTGTTGGTGATTACATTACAATTGAAGAAATTCTCGATTAA